A stretch of the Gossypium hirsutum isolate 1008001.06 chromosome D07, Gossypium_hirsutum_v2.1, whole genome shotgun sequence genome encodes the following:
- the LOC107944019 gene encoding uncharacterized protein, with the protein MKDNGEYTSDSDKIDPDMPELVDNSDNGEELVEPPKEGDFADFQCLNDENGVEHSLRVNQRPGRTVDDNISNIKVATPSFQGRTDPDAYLAWESKGNRSLEDYYKEIEVSMKRANIVEDREATMARFLAGLNSEISNVVELQHYVELEDMVHMAIKVERQQRRKSSSRGNTPFKSFSNPLGTLNNIRKQTPFQIKEKGEKSKPKALVVDVRRGKQQMQPERARDILCFKCLGRGHIASQCPNQRTMILLESGEIESEIEEEEPELRTVDVDEDDDNVQTFATGEALVIKRSLNTQLTQEEQQREDIFHRRCLVNDKVCVVIIDGGSCTKVASSVMVEKLGLKTTKHSNPYKLQWLNNGGEIKDFQDVFPDETPKGLPPLRGIEHQIDFIPGATIPNRPAYRSNPEEIMELQRQILELLDKGYIRESLSPCTVPVLLVPKKDGTWRMCVDCRAVNQITINYRHPIPRLDDMLDELCEATIFSKIDLKSGYHQIRMKEGDEWKTTFKTKLGKFCVVYFDDIQIYSKTLQDHIEHLRAILQTLREEKLFGNMEKCVFCTDKLTFLGYIVSSQGVEVDPEKIKAIQDWPRPTSISQEKRPVAYFSEKLSRATLNYLVYDKEMYALIRALETWQHYLLPKEFVIHTDHEALRYITDISIMLVRKEKMENSTGMMDIFSKKIGYAFRRVQYVIY; encoded by the exons ATGAAAGacaatggtgagtacacttctgaCTCCGATAAAATAGATCCAGATATGCCCGAACTTGTGGATAATAGTGATAATGGAGAGGAGTTGGTTGAACCACcgaaagaaggggactttgccgactttcaatgcctt AATGATGAAAATGGCGTCGAACATTCACTAAGGGTGAATCAACGACCAGGACGCACAGTTGATGAtaatatttctaacataaaagtTGCTACACCTTCTTTTCAGGGACGAACAGATCCTGATGCATATCTTGCTTGGGAAAGTAAG GGAAATAGGAGTCTAGAAGACTACTACAAGGAGATAGAGGTGTCCATGAAGCGAGCCAACATTGTTGAGGATCGAGAGGCTACTATGGCACGATTCCTTGCAGGATTAAACTCTGAAATTTCTAACGTTGTTGAGTTGCAGCATTATGTTGAGTTGGaggacatggtgcatatggcgATTAAAGTTGAAAGACAGCAACGTAGAAAGTCTTCCAGTAGAGGTAATACTCCATTTAAATCATTTTCCAATCCTTTGGGTACTCTTAACAATATCAGGAAGCAAACACCATTCCAAATCAAAGAAAAGGGTGAAAAGAGCAAACCCAAGGCTCTAGTTGTTGATGTTAGGCGTGGGAAACAACAAATGCAACCAGAACGTGCGAGAGACATTTTGTGCTTTAAGTGCCTTGGTAGAGGACATATTGCCAGTCAATGTCCAAATCAGAGGACCATGATACTATTAGAGAGTGGCGAGATTGAGTCCGAGATAGAAGAAGAAGAGCCAGAACTCCGTACAGTAGATGTTGATGAAGATGATGACAATGTGCAGACATTTGCAACCGGTGAAGCACTTGTTATCAAGAGAAGTTTGAACACTCAACTGACTCAAGAAGAACAGCAGCGAGAGGACATCTTTCATAGAAGATGTCTCGTCAATGACAAGGTATGTGTTGTAATTATCGATGGTGGTAGTTGCACTAAAGTTGCTAGTTCCGTGATGGTTGAAAAGTTAGGACTGAAGACGACAAAGCATTCCAATCCCTACAAGTTGCAGTGGCTGAATAATGGAGGAGAGATTAAA gattttcAAGATGTGTTTCCGGATGAAACACCCAAAGGTTTACCCCCTCTTCGTGGCATTGAGCACCAGATTGATTTCATTCCTGGAGCCACAATTCCAAATAGACCAGCCTATCGAAGTAACCCCGAAGAGATAATGGAACTTCAAAGACAGATTTTAGAGTTGTTGGATAAAGGTTACATTCGAGAGAGTTTAAGCCCGTGCACCGTACCAGTGCTGTTGgtacctaagaaagatgggacttggaggatgtgtgttgattgtcgagCAGTAAATCAAATCACAATCAACTATCGACACCCCATTCCTCGACTCGATGACATGCTGGATGAATTATGCGAAGCGACTATCTTCTCCAAAATTGATTTGAAGAGTGGATATCACCAGATTCGCATGAAAGAAGGCGACGAGTGGAAGACAACTTTCAAAACAAAGCTAG GCAAATTTTGTGTTGTATACTTTGATGACATACAAATTTATAGCAAGACTTTGCAGGATCATATAGAACATTTACGAGCTATTTTGCAGACTTTGCGAGAAGAGAAATTGTTCGGTAACATGGAGAAATGTGTGTTTTGTACTGACAAACTTACATTTCTTGGTTATATTGTTAGTTCGCAGGGAGTTGAGGTTGATCCTGAGAAGATAAAGGCGATTCAAGATTGGCCACGACCGACATCCATCAGTCAG GAAAAGAGGCCCGTTGCATATTTCAGTGAGAAACTTAGTAGAGCAACGTTGAATTATCTTGTTTATGACAAGGAAATGTATGCACTGATCCGGGCTTTGGAAACGTGGCAGCATTATTTGTTGCCTAAAGAGTTTGTCATCCACACTGACCATGAGGCTTTGCGGTATATTACAG ACATCAGTATAATGCTTGTGAGAAAGGAGAAGATGGAAAATTCTACAGGCATGATGGAtatcttttcaaagaaaataggaTATGCATTCCGTAGGGTTCAATACGTGATATACTGA